Proteins from one Streptomyces sp. NBC_00289 genomic window:
- a CDS encoding O-antigen ligase family protein, which produces MTSVAGPDEDGDRRNVSDAAGVVALGACVTWSLITGTVHDGRPEGVLLAVLAVAAGHAAGRICGALLPVAAPVAGALAGLGLAVVLPHLSREPQVFAPLGHAGATAALLTLSAGAACCASWTATSRTLRLALRALAAGAAVTAAVLGSVTGFVACLAVLLCSLASGRVRHRGAGIVSLGLAAALTTGLTWAIAARAVPDGLLVSLEGRLTPHRIELWRDALRMARRDPGLGVGPGRFAELSTTATGTAPSDGKPHSAVLQQAAEQGVVGVALLAVAFCWVLYTLWRSPRPTPVALTAGAALTALAAIATVGNALSFTTVSAGAGLLLGLATAHPLADEPSQPASDLRPYGDRLTP; this is translated from the coding sequence ATGACGTCCGTGGCTGGTCCGGACGAGGACGGCGACAGACGCAACGTTTCCGACGCGGCGGGCGTGGTGGCGCTCGGGGCCTGCGTCACCTGGTCACTGATCACCGGGACCGTGCACGACGGCCGCCCCGAGGGCGTGCTGCTCGCGGTGCTGGCGGTGGCCGCCGGCCATGCCGCCGGGCGGATCTGCGGAGCGCTCCTGCCCGTGGCCGCACCCGTCGCCGGAGCACTGGCCGGGCTCGGTCTGGCGGTCGTCCTCCCGCACCTCTCCCGGGAGCCGCAGGTTTTCGCGCCACTGGGGCACGCGGGTGCCACGGCCGCCCTGCTGACCCTGTCCGCCGGGGCCGCGTGCTGTGCCTCGTGGACAGCCACGAGCCGGACCCTGCGACTGGCCCTGCGCGCGCTGGCCGCGGGGGCGGCGGTGACCGCGGCCGTCCTCGGGTCGGTCACCGGATTCGTCGCCTGCCTGGCGGTGCTGCTGTGCTCGCTCGCCTCGGGCCGGGTGCGCCACCGCGGCGCGGGCATCGTCTCGCTCGGTCTGGCCGCGGCCCTGACGACCGGCCTGACCTGGGCGATTGCCGCGAGGGCGGTGCCCGACGGGCTGCTCGTGTCCCTGGAGGGCCGGCTGACGCCACACCGGATCGAGCTGTGGCGGGACGCACTGCGCATGGCGCGCCGGGACCCCGGCCTGGGCGTCGGGCCGGGACGTTTCGCGGAGCTGAGCACGACGGCGACCGGGACGGCGCCCTCGGACGGCAAACCGCACTCGGCGGTGCTCCAGCAGGCGGCCGAGCAGGGCGTCGTCGGTGTCGCGCTGCTGGCCGTGGCGTTCTGCTGGGTGCTGTACACACTGTGGCGGTCGCCGCGTCCCACGCCCGTGGCGCTCACCGCGGGCGCCGCCCTGACGGCACTGGCGGCGATCGCCACGGTCGGCAACGCGCTGAGCTTCACCACGGTGTCGGCGGGCGCGGGGCTGCTGTTGGGCCTGGCCACCGCACACCCTCTCGCCGACGAGCCGTCGCAGCCGGCTTCGGACCTGCGGCCGTACGGTGACCGCCTGACCCCCTGA
- a CDS encoding glutamate racemase, producing the protein MKIALMDSGIGLLAATAAVRRLRPDADLVLSLDPDGMPWGPRTPQDLTRRALAVAEAAAAHGPDALIIGCNTATVHALTALRERLEPGLPVIGTVPAIKPAAAGGGPFAIWATPATTGSPYQRNLIDEFADGVPVTEVPCHGLAEAVEHADEAAITAAVAAAAALTPGDVTTVVLGCTHYELVAERIRAAVQRPSFPPLVLHGSAGAVAAQALRRLGQSAAPRAAADGGLTVLLSGREGVLPAPALAYEEGRLLQAVSPAR; encoded by the coding sequence GTGAAGATCGCGCTCATGGACTCCGGAATCGGTCTGCTGGCGGCCACCGCCGCCGTACGGCGCCTGCGACCCGACGCCGATCTGGTGCTCTCCCTGGACCCCGACGGGATGCCCTGGGGACCGCGCACTCCACAGGACCTGACGCGGCGCGCCCTCGCCGTCGCGGAGGCGGCCGCCGCGCACGGGCCCGACGCCCTGATCATCGGCTGCAACACCGCCACCGTGCACGCCCTGACCGCCCTGCGCGAGCGCCTCGAACCCGGTCTGCCCGTCATCGGCACCGTTCCGGCGATCAAGCCGGCCGCGGCCGGGGGCGGCCCCTTCGCGATCTGGGCGACGCCCGCCACCACGGGCAGCCCGTACCAGCGCAACCTCATCGACGAGTTCGCCGACGGCGTGCCGGTCACCGAAGTGCCCTGCCACGGGCTCGCCGAGGCCGTGGAGCACGCGGACGAGGCGGCGATCACCGCCGCCGTCGCCGCGGCCGCCGCGCTGACCCCCGGGGACGTGACGACCGTCGTCCTGGGCTGTACCCACTACGAACTGGTCGCCGAACGCATCCGCGCCGCCGTGCAGCGCCCCAGCTTCCCGCCGCTCGTCCTGCACGGCTCCGCGGGCGCGGTGGCCGCCCAGGCGCTGCGTCGGCTCGGCCAGTCGGCCGCGCCCCGAGCCGCGGCCGACGGCGGTCTGACGGTGCTGCTGAGCGGACGCGAGGGTGTGCTGCCCGCCCCCGCTCTGGCCTACGAAGAGGGTCGGCTTCTCCAGGCGGTCAGCCCGGCCCGGTGA
- a CDS encoding 3-hydroxybutyrate dehydrogenase has product MTPSSHPAPHTSSLDLGGRTALVTGAAGGIGRACALRLAAAGAKVRAVDRDAAGLAELAEHSRGLAGVVEAHVLDLTDLDAAELAAAGTDVLVNNAGLQLVRPIEEFPPDVFHTVLTVMLEAPFRLIRGALPHMYGQGWGRIVNVSSVHGLRASAYKAAYVAAKHGLEGLSKTAALEGAPHGVTSNCVNPAYVRTPLVEKQLADQARTHGIPEERVLSEVLLQDTAVKRLIEPEEVAEAVAYLCGPHASFLTGTSLVLDGGWTAH; this is encoded by the coding sequence ATGACCCCGAGCAGCCACCCGGCCCCCCACACCTCCTCGCTCGACCTCGGCGGCCGTACCGCCCTGGTCACCGGTGCCGCCGGCGGCATAGGCCGGGCCTGCGCACTGCGGCTCGCGGCCGCCGGCGCCAAGGTGAGAGCGGTCGACCGGGACGCGGCGGGCCTGGCGGAGCTCGCCGAGCACTCCCGGGGCCTCGCGGGCGTCGTCGAAGCGCACGTGCTCGACCTCACCGACCTCGACGCCGCCGAACTCGCCGCCGCGGGCACCGACGTCCTCGTCAACAACGCCGGGCTGCAGCTGGTGCGCCCCATCGAGGAGTTCCCGCCCGACGTCTTCCACACGGTGCTCACCGTGATGCTGGAGGCACCGTTCAGGCTCATCCGCGGCGCCCTGCCGCACATGTACGGCCAGGGCTGGGGCCGCATCGTGAACGTGTCCTCCGTACACGGTCTGCGCGCCTCGGCGTACAAGGCTGCCTATGTGGCCGCCAAACACGGCCTGGAGGGACTGTCCAAGACGGCCGCCCTCGAAGGCGCTCCCCACGGCGTGACGTCGAACTGTGTGAATCCCGCCTATGTGCGCACCCCACTGGTCGAGAAGCAGCTCGCCGACCAGGCCCGGACGCACGGCATCCCCGAGGAGCGGGTCCTGTCCGAGGTGCTGCTGCAGGACACCGCGGTCAAGCGGCTCATCGAACCGGAGGAGGTCGCCGAGGCCGTGGCGTATCTGTGCGGCCCGCACGCCTCGTTCCTGACCGGCACCTCGCTCGTCCTCGACGGCGGCTGGACCGCGCACTGA
- a CDS encoding NUDIX domain-containing protein, whose protein sequence is MATPDFIRTLRAFAGHQLLWLPGVSVVVFDDEGRVLLNRRSDTGKWALIGGIPEPGEQPAACAVREIHEETGVRAVVERVLVVQALKPVTYDNGDMCQYMDISFRCRAVGGEARVNDDESLEVGWFEVDALPDLGEFAQLRIKQALSDAPTWFDPTSFS, encoded by the coding sequence ATGGCTACCCCCGACTTCATCCGGACGCTCCGGGCCTTCGCCGGGCATCAGTTGCTCTGGCTCCCCGGCGTCAGTGTCGTCGTCTTCGACGACGAGGGCCGCGTGCTGCTGAACCGTCGATCCGACACCGGCAAGTGGGCGCTGATCGGCGGAATCCCGGAGCCGGGAGAGCAGCCGGCCGCCTGCGCCGTGCGGGAGATCCACGAGGAGACGGGGGTGCGGGCCGTCGTCGAGCGGGTGCTCGTCGTCCAGGCGCTCAAGCCCGTGACGTACGACAACGGCGACATGTGCCAGTACATGGACATCTCGTTCCGCTGCCGGGCCGTGGGCGGGGAGGCCCGGGTCAACGACGACGAGTCGTTGGAGGTGGGCTGGTTCGAGGTGGACGCGCTGCCGGACCTGGGCGAGTTCGCGCAGCTGCGCATCAAGCAGGCACTGTCTGACGCACCCACATGGTTCGACCCTACGAGTTTCAGCTGA
- the lnt gene encoding apolipoprotein N-acyltransferase: MTVTATSVDESDQLEPLSGPATRGSRLARLVPAAVAALSGVLLYVSFPPRTLWWLALPAFAVFGWVLRGRGWKAGLGLGYLFGLGFLLPLLVWTGVEVGSGPWLALVAVEAVFVALVGAGITVVSKLPGWPVWAAAVWIAGEAARARVPFHGFPWGKIAFGQADGVFLPLAAVGGTPVLGFAVALCGFGLYELVRLAVHARRTRVVRRSAAAVALLSVAVPVVGAVAARTLVSDKAEAGTVTVAVIQGNVPRSGLEFNAQRRAVLDYHARETLRLAAEVKAGKVARPDIVLWPENSSDVDPFANADARAVIDRAAKAIGAPISVGGVVEKDGKLLNEQILWDPEKGPVDTYDKRQIQPFGEYLPLRSLLGAINKNWTSMVRQDFSRGSEPGVFDMDGAKVGLVTCYEAAFDWAVRSEVTDGAQLISVPSNNATFDRSEMTYQQLAMSRVRAVEHSRTVTVPVTSGVSAVIMPDGRITQRTGMFVADSLVQKVPLRSSRTPATQLGILPEIALVLVAAGGLGWAIGSGVRGRRAREA, from the coding sequence GTGACCGTCACCGCAACTTCCGTGGACGAATCGGACCAGCTGGAACCGCTGAGCGGGCCCGCGACACGCGGGTCACGGCTCGCGCGCCTCGTCCCGGCCGCCGTCGCGGCGCTCTCCGGAGTGCTGCTCTACGTCAGTTTCCCGCCCCGCACCCTCTGGTGGCTGGCGCTGCCGGCCTTCGCCGTCTTCGGCTGGGTACTGCGCGGCCGCGGCTGGAAGGCCGGTCTCGGTCTCGGCTACCTCTTCGGCCTCGGCTTCCTGCTGCCGCTTCTGGTGTGGACCGGCGTGGAGGTCGGCTCCGGCCCCTGGCTGGCCCTCGTCGCGGTGGAGGCGGTCTTCGTCGCGCTGGTCGGCGCGGGCATCACCGTCGTCTCCAAGCTGCCCGGATGGCCGGTGTGGGCGGCCGCGGTGTGGATCGCCGGCGAGGCGGCACGCGCGCGGGTACCGTTCCACGGCTTCCCCTGGGGCAAGATCGCGTTCGGTCAGGCCGACGGTGTCTTCCTGCCGCTCGCCGCGGTGGGCGGCACCCCGGTACTCGGCTTCGCGGTCGCCCTGTGCGGCTTCGGCCTGTACGAACTCGTCCGACTGGCCGTGCACGCGCGCCGCACCCGGGTCGTCCGCCGGTCGGCCGCCGCGGTCGCGCTGCTGAGTGTGGCCGTGCCCGTGGTGGGGGCCGTGGCCGCCCGCACCCTGGTCAGCGACAAGGCCGAGGCCGGCACGGTGACCGTCGCGGTCATCCAGGGCAACGTGCCTCGCTCCGGCCTGGAGTTCAACGCCCAGCGGCGGGCGGTGCTCGACTACCACGCGCGGGAGACGCTGCGGCTGGCCGCCGAGGTCAAGGCGGGCAAGGTCGCCCGGCCCGACATCGTGCTGTGGCCCGAGAACTCCTCCGACGTCGACCCGTTCGCCAACGCCGACGCGCGCGCGGTCATCGACCGGGCCGCCAAGGCGATCGGCGCGCCCATCTCGGTCGGCGGAGTCGTCGAGAAGGACGGCAAGCTGCTCAACGAGCAGATCCTCTGGGACCCGGAGAAGGGGCCCGTGGACACCTACGACAAGCGGCAGATCCAGCCCTTCGGCGAGTACCTCCCGCTGCGCTCCCTGCTCGGCGCGATCAACAAGAACTGGACCTCGATGGTCCGCCAGGACTTCAGCCGGGGCAGCGAGCCGGGTGTCTTCGACATGGACGGGGCCAAGGTCGGCCTCGTCACCTGCTACGAAGCCGCCTTCGACTGGGCGGTGCGCTCCGAGGTCACCGACGGCGCGCAGCTGATCTCCGTACCCAGCAACAACGCGACCTTCGACCGCAGCGAAATGACCTACCAGCAGCTGGCCATGTCCCGGGTGCGTGCCGTCGAGCACAGCCGGACCGTGACCGTGCCGGTGACCAGTGGCGTCAGCGCGGTCATCATGCCGGACGGCAGGATCACGCAGCGAACCGGCATGTTCGTGGCGGACTCGCTGGTGCAGAAGGTGCCGCTGCGGTCGTCCCGGACGCCGGCCACACAGCTCGGGATCCTGCCGGAGATCGCCCTGGTCCTGGTCGCCGCCGGTGGGCTCGGCTGGGCGATCGGCTCCGGTGTGCGCGGGCGGCGCGCCCGCGAGGCGTAG